The proteins below come from a single Bacillota bacterium genomic window:
- a CDS encoding methylenetetrahydrofolate reductase codes for MSTPGNLQRVLEQGHFAVTAEIGPPKGASGESVRRHAALLRDCTDAQNVTDNQGAVVHLCSLAAAGHVLQAGGEPVFQLTTRDRNRLALQSDLLGAASLGIRNVLCLTGDHQQFGNHPQARGVFDLDSVQLVGLARRLCEGRFLNGDQVKPPPELFVGAVENPFAGPLPLRVLRLGKKIAAGARFIQTQAVYDLELFRDFMAAVREQGWDKEVFILAGVVPPKSAGTLRYISKIPGMVVPAELIRRVEGAADQVLEGKRFAVELIRQLRTIEGVRGVHVMAIRWEEAVPEIVSEAGLLPRPQADNH; via the coding sequence GTGAGCACACCGGGCAATTTGCAGAGGGTTCTGGAACAGGGCCACTTTGCGGTGACGGCCGAAATCGGCCCGCCGAAGGGGGCGTCCGGGGAGAGCGTACGCCGGCACGCGGCCTTGCTCCGGGACTGCACGGATGCCCAGAACGTCACCGACAACCAGGGCGCGGTGGTGCACTTGTGCTCTTTGGCCGCCGCGGGGCACGTACTGCAGGCCGGGGGCGAGCCGGTGTTCCAGCTCACCACCCGCGACCGCAACCGCCTCGCCCTGCAAAGCGACCTGCTGGGCGCCGCCAGCCTGGGGATCAGGAACGTGCTCTGCCTCACCGGTGACCACCAGCAATTCGGCAACCACCCCCAGGCACGGGGCGTCTTCGACCTGGACTCGGTGCAACTGGTGGGCCTGGCGCGCCGGCTGTGCGAGGGCCGGTTTCTGAACGGGGACCAGGTAAAGCCGCCGCCGGAGTTGTTCGTCGGTGCCGTGGAGAACCCCTTCGCCGGCCCGCTGCCGTTGCGGGTGTTGCGGTTGGGAAAGAAAATCGCCGCCGGGGCCCGCTTTATTCAAACGCAGGCGGTATACGACCTCGAGTTGTTTCGGGATTTCATGGCCGCCGTCCGGGAGCAGGGGTGGGATAAGGAAGTCTTTATCCTGGCCGGCGTGGTGCCGCCGAAGTCTGCGGGTACCCTGAGGTACATCAGCAAGATTCCCGGCATGGTGGTGCCCGCTGAGCTCATTCGTCGCGTGGAGGGGGCCGCGGACCAAGTGCTGGAGGGGAAACGGTTCGCCGTCGAGCTGATCCGGCAGCTGCGCACGATCGAAGGCGTTCGGGGCGTCCACGTCATGGCCATCAGGTGGGAGGAAGCGGTACCGGAGATCGTCAGCGAAGCGGGACTGCTCCCCAGGCCGCAGGCCGATAACCATTAA
- a CDS encoding methylenetetrahydrofolate reductase C-terminal domain-containing protein, with the protein MIVARRKPAPPLLAAATGKSTILVAGCKGCVAVCGAGGEREVGLLATQLELAAKRLGQKRTVIRATVARQCDPGFLPPFDNLMEQAQACFSLGCGVGVQYMAERYPGKPVFPAVDTVFAGGSPAAGHWEERCRMCGECVLGETGGICPVSRCAKELLNGPCGGSVNGRCEIGRDQPCAWNLIYERLSGQGRLKNLNVITPPKDWSRAGAGVRSVAREDLMP; encoded by the coding sequence GTGATCGTGGCGCGGAGAAAGCCGGCGCCCCCGTTGCTGGCGGCGGCCACGGGAAAAAGCACCATCCTGGTGGCCGGATGCAAGGGCTGCGTGGCGGTCTGCGGGGCGGGTGGCGAGCGCGAGGTGGGACTGCTCGCGACCCAGCTTGAACTTGCGGCCAAGCGGCTCGGGCAAAAACGCACCGTGATCCGGGCGACCGTCGCCCGCCAGTGCGATCCTGGATTCCTGCCGCCGTTCGATAATCTCATGGAACAGGCCCAAGCCTGCTTTTCCCTGGGGTGCGGCGTGGGGGTGCAGTACATGGCGGAGCGCTATCCGGGCAAACCGGTATTCCCCGCCGTGGACACCGTGTTCGCCGGCGGCTCCCCGGCCGCCGGGCATTGGGAAGAACGCTGCCGCATGTGCGGGGAGTGTGTCTTGGGAGAAACGGGCGGCATTTGCCCGGTGAGCCGGTGCGCCAAGGAACTGCTCAACGGTCCGTGCGGCGGGTCGGTGAACGGGCGCTGCGAGATCGGACGCGACCAACCTTGCGCCTGGAATCTCATCTACGAGCGGCTGTCCGGCCAAGGCCGATTGAAGAATTTGAACGTCATCACGCCACCCAAGGACTGGTCCCGTGCGGGAGCGGGGGTGCGGTCCGTGGCGCGGGAGGACCTGATGCCGTGA
- a CDS encoding hydrogenase iron-sulfur subunit, producing MTVEKKWQPKIIAFCCHHCAYGAADTAGIMRLQYPSEVRIIRVPCSGRVDEESILRAFAGGADGVVVAGCLEGSCHYLVGNTRAGRRVERMRTFLSEVGLEAERLEMHHLAASMGPSFARMAAEFTGRVRLLGPVFPLVHAAAAEGRCGP from the coding sequence ATGACGGTCGAGAAAAAATGGCAGCCCAAAATCATCGCCTTCTGCTGCCACCACTGCGCCTACGGCGCGGCGGACACGGCCGGGATAATGCGCCTGCAGTACCCCTCGGAAGTGCGGATCATCCGGGTGCCCTGCTCGGGCCGGGTTGACGAGGAGTCCATCCTGCGCGCCTTTGCGGGCGGCGCCGACGGTGTGGTGGTGGCCGGGTGTCTGGAGGGCAGCTGTCACTACCTGGTGGGAAACACCCGGGCCGGCAGGCGGGTGGAGCGGATGCGGACGTTTCTCTCCGAGGTCGGGCTGGAGGCCGAACGGCTGGAAATGCACCATCTGGCGGCGTCAATGGGCCCGTCTTTTGCGCGGATGGCGGCCGAGTTCACGGGGCGGGTGCGGCTTCTGGGGCCTGTATTCCCGCTGGTGCACGCCGCGGCCGCCGAAGGGAGGTGCGGTCCGTGA